One genomic window of Polyangium aurulentum includes the following:
- a CDS encoding DUF5682 family protein has product MTAPDRSADAEAVGREVSERLGLDTDLAFFPVRHHSPTCAAKLEAFLDAHAPDAILIEGPARFDEHIGALLDPESRPPFAFVAVTGEAPARWVANRSEAPRAGVAPVRAYYPFCDYSPELVAMRAGAKLGAEVRFVDLLSPPAVDEGGEGEAGELARALGERLGGPDDGPLARSRYTTELCRRAGCRDFDELWEALFEQGGWDLTPAGWAQAVGTYALLSRQNYRTEELWSDGTLARERFMAAKIAEVARRKRRVAVVLGAFHAVALGGARDELRGTPSVPPPRDEAEVYLVPYTFPRLDALFGYAPGMSGPAFYQRVWDARALPDPFARAAEEVLLETIRLARAEGDVLGPADAIAALAFARELSALRGRPRVGRVEVVEAATSCFVKGEGALAGRRVLAALAEAMRGTRVGSLGRRAGQSAIAADFHGAARALKLPVAHGRPRPVRLDLERGALARRRSRFFHRCAWLGIGFCKRLEGPDVESGEGPAGAVERWTVQYVPEIDARLAELSPSGASVEEAASEALARMIAGAEGRAGEIAAHAARAILMGLEPLLGRLVPALARALGADGDPISLLAAAGKLRRLSAWRARIGDAPGVRLEGLAREAYEEGARRLGHLAAGETARGVGTVPALLSDLADAILAGGPAAPSRELVIAAARGEGREAARGASPLVLGAIDGLLLALGGAGADELAEGLASTRGLAEGPGAYLEGVLSLAPRALVSGGALLEALVGYATTSPFDAFLASLPSLRRALARLGPREAETAAARAAALLGLGAQGAGEALEVLTVSPEVAARLMAWERRWLEQEASWAGPAGALPDDDDLSG; this is encoded by the coding sequence TGCGTCACCACAGCCCGACCTGCGCGGCGAAGCTCGAGGCCTTCCTCGACGCCCACGCGCCCGACGCGATCCTCATCGAGGGCCCCGCGCGCTTCGACGAGCACATCGGCGCGCTCCTCGACCCCGAGAGCAGGCCGCCCTTCGCGTTCGTGGCCGTCACGGGCGAGGCGCCCGCGCGCTGGGTCGCCAACCGCAGCGAGGCCCCGAGAGCAGGCGTCGCGCCCGTGCGCGCCTACTACCCGTTCTGCGACTACTCGCCCGAGCTCGTGGCCATGCGCGCGGGCGCGAAGCTCGGCGCCGAGGTGCGCTTCGTCGATCTCCTCTCGCCCCCGGCCGTGGACGAGGGCGGCGAGGGCGAGGCGGGCGAGCTCGCGCGGGCGCTCGGCGAGCGGCTCGGAGGCCCCGACGACGGCCCGCTCGCGCGCAGCCGCTACACGACCGAGCTCTGCCGCCGCGCGGGCTGCCGCGATTTCGACGAGCTGTGGGAGGCCCTGTTCGAGCAGGGCGGCTGGGACCTGACGCCCGCGGGCTGGGCGCAGGCGGTGGGCACCTACGCGCTCCTGTCGCGGCAGAACTACCGCACCGAGGAGCTGTGGAGCGACGGCACGCTCGCGCGCGAGAGGTTCATGGCCGCCAAGATCGCCGAGGTGGCGAGGCGCAAGCGGCGCGTGGCGGTCGTCCTCGGCGCCTTCCACGCGGTGGCGCTCGGCGGCGCGCGCGACGAGCTGCGCGGGACCCCCAGCGTGCCCCCGCCGCGCGACGAGGCCGAGGTCTACCTCGTTCCGTACACCTTCCCGCGCCTCGACGCGCTCTTCGGCTACGCGCCCGGCATGAGCGGGCCGGCGTTCTACCAGCGCGTCTGGGACGCGCGCGCCTTGCCCGATCCGTTCGCGCGCGCGGCCGAGGAGGTCCTGCTCGAGACCATCCGGCTCGCCCGCGCCGAGGGGGACGTGCTCGGGCCGGCGGACGCGATCGCGGCGCTCGCCTTCGCCCGCGAGCTGTCCGCGCTCCGGGGCAGGCCGCGCGTCGGGCGCGTCGAGGTGGTGGAGGCCGCGACGAGCTGCTTCGTGAAGGGCGAAGGCGCGCTCGCAGGCCGGCGCGTCCTCGCGGCGCTCGCGGAGGCGATGCGCGGCACGCGCGTGGGGTCGCTCGGTCGAAGGGCGGGCCAGAGCGCCATCGCGGCCGATTTCCACGGCGCCGCGCGCGCGCTCAAGCTGCCGGTCGCCCACGGCAGGCCTCGCCCGGTCCGGCTCGACCTCGAGCGGGGCGCGCTCGCCCGGCGGCGCTCGCGGTTCTTTCACCGCTGCGCGTGGCTCGGCATCGGGTTCTGCAAGCGGCTCGAGGGGCCGGACGTGGAGAGCGGCGAGGGGCCGGCGGGCGCGGTCGAGCGCTGGACCGTGCAGTACGTGCCGGAGATCGACGCCCGGCTCGCCGAGCTTTCGCCCTCGGGGGCGAGCGTGGAGGAGGCCGCGAGCGAGGCGCTCGCGCGCATGATCGCCGGCGCGGAGGGGCGGGCGGGAGAGATCGCGGCCCACGCGGCGCGGGCGATCCTGATGGGCCTCGAGCCGCTGCTCGGCCGGCTCGTGCCCGCGCTCGCGAGGGCGCTCGGCGCGGACGGAGACCCGATCTCGCTGCTCGCGGCGGCGGGCAAGCTCCGGCGCCTGTCGGCGTGGCGGGCGCGGATCGGGGATGCGCCGGGGGTGCGGCTCGAGGGGCTCGCGCGGGAGGCGTACGAGGAGGGGGCGCGGCGGCTCGGGCACCTCGCGGCCGGGGAGACCGCGCGCGGGGTGGGCACCGTGCCGGCGCTCCTGTCGGACCTGGCGGACGCGATCCTCGCGGGCGGCCCGGCGGCGCCCTCGCGCGAGCTCGTGATCGCGGCGGCGCGGGGCGAGGGTCGGGAGGCTGCGCGGGGCGCGTCGCCGCTCGTGCTCGGGGCGATCGACGGGCTGCTCCTCGCGCTCGGGGGTGCGGGGGCGGACGAGCTCGCCGAGGGTCTCGCCTCGACGCGCGGCCTCGCGGAGGGGCCGGGGGCCTATCTCGAGGGGGTGCTCTCGCTCGCGCCGCGGGCGCTCGTCTCGGGCGGCGCGCTGCTCGAGGCGCTCGTTGGGTACGCGACCACGAGCCCCTTCGACGCCTTTCTCGCGTCGCTCCCGTCGCTCCGGCGGGCGCTCGCGCGGCTCGGTCCTCGGGAGGCGGAGACCGCGGCGGCGCGCGCGGCGGCCCTGCTCGGTCTCGGCGCCCAGGGCGCGGGCGAGGCCCTCGAGGTCTTGACGGTGTCGCCCGAGGTCGCCGCGCGCCTGATGGCCTGGGAGCGGCGCTGGCTCGAGCAAGAGGCCTCGTGGGCGGGCCCTGCCGGCGCCCTCCCCGACGACGACGATCTCTCCGGCTGA
- a CDS encoding PA14 domain-containing protein: MTQIEQGGFDYPWQLNDNNVNSGAWGTGDLAYIGYDLGAVKNVQEVKTLGDQAHGFHVQLFDANWTQTGWHDCWIDGSAIQWQTCNIPDTNARYVYIRYRTNTTGSWVQEIDIFGDTASSGGMGVPTGAFRGTYFGDKTLTTQVLQRQDAAINFDWGTGGPANGIPSDNFSVRWEGDWNFATAGTYRFSTTSDDGSRIYVDNNLVVNHWSDHGPTALTGDVTLTAGNHRVKVEYYEATGGASAKVSWNLVAGSVPGTGGIPSPPSGWVIDLNDDFNSIQWNNWKQQQNNVPLMHSVLWMNSGTNCAAVNGYLEMRATKRNDGSGTWDGCYLDQGTWWDSNAGKPAHPGYADYQVSFKADIPPGWGTGAYYLMWPIAESWGGSPWPPELDIIETPNNDGDDIMTTWHWDPDNKYKSIFPAVDRKNGKQWVYTVRRIGNQQRMWIGDPSTNAITEIPLPAEFANNPSYKRMVFGMSNFVASTWAINGDGSASWYGDANTTSATKWTAKVDYVKIWKPGPGMAGQ; the protein is encoded by the coding sequence GTGACCCAGATCGAACAGGGTGGATTCGACTACCCCTGGCAGCTCAACGACAACAACGTCAACTCCGGCGCCTGGGGCACCGGCGACCTCGCGTACATCGGATACGACCTCGGCGCGGTCAAGAACGTGCAGGAGGTCAAGACCCTGGGCGATCAGGCGCACGGCTTCCACGTCCAGCTCTTCGACGCCAACTGGACCCAGACGGGCTGGCACGACTGCTGGATCGACGGCAGCGCCATCCAGTGGCAGACCTGCAACATCCCCGACACCAACGCGCGGTACGTCTATATCCGCTATCGCACGAACACGACCGGCTCGTGGGTGCAGGAGATCGACATCTTCGGCGACACCGCAAGCAGCGGCGGCATGGGGGTCCCGACGGGCGCCTTCCGCGGCACGTATTTCGGCGACAAGACGCTGACCACGCAGGTATTGCAGCGCCAGGACGCCGCCATCAACTTCGACTGGGGCACCGGCGGCCCGGCCAACGGCATTCCCTCCGACAACTTCAGCGTCCGCTGGGAGGGCGACTGGAACTTCGCCACCGCGGGCACCTACCGCTTCTCGACGACCTCCGACGACGGCAGCCGCATCTACGTCGACAACAACCTCGTCGTCAATCACTGGAGCGACCACGGCCCGACGGCCCTGACCGGCGACGTCACCCTCACGGCCGGCAACCACCGCGTGAAGGTCGAGTATTACGAGGCCACCGGCGGCGCCTCGGCCAAGGTGAGCTGGAACCTCGTGGCAGGCAGCGTCCCGGGCACGGGCGGCATCCCCTCGCCGCCCTCCGGCTGGGTCATCGACCTGAACGACGACTTCAATTCGATCCAGTGGAACAACTGGAAGCAGCAGCAGAACAACGTGCCCCTGATGCACAGCGTGCTGTGGATGAACTCGGGGACGAACTGCGCGGCGGTGAATGGTTACCTCGAGATGCGCGCGACGAAGCGCAACGACGGCTCGGGGACCTGGGACGGCTGCTATCTCGATCAGGGCACGTGGTGGGATTCCAACGCCGGCAAGCCCGCGCACCCCGGCTACGCCGATTACCAGGTGTCGTTCAAGGCCGACATCCCCCCGGGCTGGGGCACGGGCGCGTATTACTTGATGTGGCCCATCGCCGAGAGCTGGGGCGGGTCGCCCTGGCCGCCCGAGCTCGACATCATCGAGACGCCGAACAACGACGGCGATGACATCATGACGACCTGGCACTGGGATCCGGACAACAAGTACAAGTCCATCTTCCCGGCCGTCGACCGCAAGAATGGCAAGCAGTGGGTCTACACGGTGCGGCGCATCGGCAACCAGCAGCGCATGTGGATCGGCGATCCCAGCACCAACGCGATCACCGAGATCCCGCTGCCGGCCGAGTTCGCCAACAACCCGTCGTACAAGCGCATGGTGTTCGGTATGTCGAACTTCGTCGCCTCGACCTGGGCCATCAATGGCGATGGCTCGGCCTCCTGGTACGGCGACGCGAACACCACGAGCGCGACGAAGTGGACCGCGAAGGTCGATTACGTGAAGATCTGGAAGCCGGGCCCGGGCATGGCTGGCCAGTGA
- a CDS encoding peroxiredoxin, whose translation MATLKVGERAPEIDAVASDGKRFVLSEQGGLCTVVYFYPKAFTPGCTAETRLFNDNFNEILLAGANIVGISTDDLDTQCRFAGDLSLRFPLIADKDRRIATAYGVLWPLVGVAQRYTFVVSPQMLVEAVFHHELSMKQHRDDVLRFVHARFEAQRGAVI comes from the coding sequence ATGGCGACCCTCAAAGTCGGCGAGCGCGCCCCGGAGATCGATGCCGTCGCGAGCGACGGAAAGCGCTTCGTGCTGTCAGAGCAGGGCGGGCTCTGCACGGTCGTCTACTTCTACCCCAAGGCCTTCACGCCCGGCTGCACGGCCGAGACGCGCCTGTTCAACGACAACTTCAACGAGATCCTCCTCGCGGGCGCGAACATCGTCGGCATCAGCACCGACGACCTCGACACCCAGTGCCGCTTCGCGGGCGATCTCTCCCTGCGATTCCCGCTGATCGCCGACAAGGACAGGCGCATCGCCACCGCCTACGGCGTGCTCTGGCCGCTCGTGGGGGTGGCGCAGCGCTACACCTTCGTGGTGAGCCCGCAGATGCTCGTCGAGGCCGTCTTCCACCACGAGCTGAGCATGAAGCAGCACCGCGACGACGTGCTGCGCTTCGTCCACGCGCGCTTCGAGGCGCAGCGCGGCGCCGTGATCTAG
- a CDS encoding metallophosphoesterase: MSSPPSPERLLPPGLEQLPLPEEDWTSARALLRARQRIQVRRFAGPARYTEQLSHLRIAHLTDIHVGRVTPWAIQLAAVELTNEEKPDLVLLTGDFVCHSQRYLDRLEELVRRFDAPVMAVLGNHDYWSGADEVRMALERGGVEVLSNAHTTIGLRHQMLQVVGLDDAYTGHARREDAVKGLRRDLPTIAMSHIAEEADGLWAHDVPFVLSGHTHAGQVTLAGLHELAIGKLAGHRYVHGLYGSRRHGEGAEPGAVYVGAGIGASVMPIRLGDRGQREIAIFELGYEPGAIEEHHEEQPALPGRPPTELQKQKRAAAVVEKRMKRELKAAKTR; this comes from the coding sequence GTGTCGAGCCCGCCTTCTCCCGAGAGACTCCTCCCCCCCGGCCTCGAGCAGCTGCCGCTCCCCGAGGAGGACTGGACCTCGGCGCGGGCGCTCTTGCGGGCTCGTCAGCGCATCCAGGTCCGCCGCTTCGCCGGGCCCGCTCGCTACACCGAGCAGCTCTCCCACCTGCGCATCGCGCACCTCACCGACATCCACGTCGGCAGAGTCACCCCCTGGGCGATCCAGCTCGCCGCCGTCGAGCTCACCAACGAGGAGAAGCCCGACCTCGTCCTGCTCACGGGCGACTTCGTCTGCCATAGCCAGCGCTACCTCGACCGCCTCGAAGAGCTCGTCCGGCGCTTCGACGCCCCCGTCATGGCCGTGCTCGGCAACCACGACTACTGGTCCGGCGCCGACGAGGTCCGCATGGCCCTCGAGCGCGGCGGCGTCGAGGTCCTCTCGAACGCCCACACGACCATCGGCCTGCGCCACCAGATGCTCCAGGTCGTCGGCCTCGACGACGCCTACACCGGCCACGCCCGACGCGAGGACGCCGTCAAGGGCCTGCGCCGCGACCTGCCCACCATCGCCATGTCCCACATCGCCGAAGAAGCCGACGGCCTGTGGGCCCACGACGTCCCCTTCGTGCTGTCAGGACACACCCACGCGGGCCAGGTCACGCTCGCGGGGCTGCACGAGCTGGCGATCGGCAAGCTCGCGGGGCATCGCTACGTGCACGGGCTCTACGGCAGCCGCAGGCACGGCGAGGGCGCAGAGCCGGGCGCGGTGTACGTCGGCGCAGGGATCGGCGCCTCCGTCATGCCCATCCGCCTCGGCGACCGCGGCCAGCGCGAGATCGCCATCTTCGAGCTCGGCTACGAGCCCGGCGCGATCGAGGAGCACCACGAGGAGCAGCCCGCGCTCCCCGGCCGCCCGCCGACGGAGCTGCAGAAGCAGAAGCGCGCCGCGGCCGTGGTCGAGAAGCGGATGAAGCGCGAGCTGAAGGCGGCGAAGACGCGCTGA
- a CDS encoding glycosyltransferase family 39 protein, which produces MIPPPATSPRARALAEGYRALLAALLLLAAALLVRPAPAPPATVTWETLLAPLAPGLPVVRGYVLSPPRRGEEHDVVLTARREGSPAGRIELHIVDRGRWRGIRETKSFGVAYEEPRSHAPAEDLEAVTEALTQALAKNDAGLPSVDAIPLAAEPPPPFLARALGRVEGPRGALIAALVATGIALLASLRRGALLAAIALLALGLALRLPHLDVPFVRDQDVQRLFTGALPLGEILTGKGLLDRHPPLWFVVLHAVLPLGPSEAVARLPAAIAGALVGPAIVAAAWSVRGRAGPVAALAGLAVTLSPALVARSREVSEIPLFSLLSIAICALVLRASEAPSRRTRVALAASVALALWTYYLGPLVLLGAALPLLALRRLGRDAIAGLAWGTALGAPALVLGARTMLRDHGARTTAARFPELAWGERTPGATLVELAREATVALGPALLAFALVGAVFALVRRRDPAPLVPAAAALATALGIALVSPFARVQPYYLTAVAPLFPLAIALLPAPSAPRAEALTAAACAAAIALLAVGEMPGARLAYLPDADAFMPRFAAALVARPERRIAVVAHYDATLLAYYLARASGTPVGWPQVDTSGDFAIEGSSFRILPLARAHHLDANAGEAALQILRDAMREGPIAVIERDAMLLAPVHEELSRCEGVLEAPSARLVVCGGGGPR; this is translated from the coding sequence ATGATCCCTCCCCCCGCGACAAGCCCCCGCGCAAGGGCGCTCGCGGAGGGGTACCGGGCCCTCCTCGCCGCCCTCCTCCTCCTCGCCGCCGCCCTCCTCGTCCGGCCCGCACCCGCGCCGCCCGCGACCGTCACCTGGGAGACGCTCCTCGCCCCGCTCGCGCCAGGCCTGCCCGTCGTGCGCGGTTACGTGCTCTCACCACCACGCCGCGGCGAGGAGCACGACGTCGTCCTCACCGCGCGCCGCGAGGGGAGCCCCGCGGGCCGCATCGAGCTGCACATCGTCGATCGCGGCCGCTGGAGGGGCATCCGCGAGACGAAGAGCTTCGGCGTCGCGTACGAGGAGCCACGCTCCCACGCGCCCGCCGAGGACCTCGAGGCCGTCACCGAAGCCCTCACCCAGGCCCTCGCCAAGAACGACGCCGGACTGCCCTCCGTCGACGCCATCCCGCTCGCCGCCGAGCCCCCGCCGCCCTTCCTCGCGCGCGCCCTCGGCCGCGTCGAAGGCCCCCGGGGCGCGCTCATCGCCGCACTCGTCGCGACCGGGATCGCGCTCCTCGCCTCGCTGCGACGCGGGGCCCTCCTCGCCGCGATCGCCCTCCTCGCGCTCGGGCTCGCCCTGCGCCTGCCCCACCTCGACGTGCCCTTCGTGCGCGATCAGGACGTGCAGCGCCTCTTCACGGGCGCGCTGCCGCTCGGCGAGATCCTCACCGGAAAAGGCCTGCTCGACAGGCACCCGCCGCTCTGGTTCGTCGTCCTCCACGCCGTCCTGCCGCTCGGACCCTCCGAGGCCGTCGCGCGTTTGCCCGCCGCGATCGCAGGGGCGCTCGTCGGGCCCGCGATCGTCGCCGCCGCCTGGAGCGTGCGCGGACGCGCCGGCCCGGTTGCAGCCCTCGCGGGCCTCGCCGTCACCCTCTCGCCCGCCCTCGTCGCGCGCTCGCGGGAGGTCAGCGAGATCCCCCTGTTCTCCCTGCTCTCCATCGCGATCTGCGCGCTCGTCCTGCGCGCCTCCGAGGCCCCCTCCCGACGGACACGCGTGGCCCTCGCCGCGTCGGTCGCGCTCGCCCTGTGGACCTATTACCTCGGCCCGCTCGTGCTCCTCGGGGCCGCGTTGCCGCTGCTCGCCCTGCGGCGCCTCGGCAGGGACGCGATCGCGGGGCTCGCCTGGGGCACGGCGCTCGGGGCGCCCGCCCTCGTGCTCGGCGCGCGGACGATGCTGCGCGACCACGGGGCCAGGACGACCGCCGCGCGCTTTCCGGAGCTGGCCTGGGGCGAACGCACGCCAGGCGCGACCCTCGTCGAGCTCGCCCGGGAGGCCACGGTCGCCCTGGGACCCGCGTTGCTCGCGTTCGCCCTCGTGGGGGCGGTCTTCGCGCTCGTCCGGAGGCGGGATCCCGCCCCGCTCGTCCCGGCCGCTGCGGCCCTCGCGACCGCGCTCGGGATCGCGCTCGTCTCCCCGTTCGCCCGCGTGCAGCCGTATTATCTGACCGCGGTGGCTCCCCTCTTCCCGCTCGCGATTGCCCTCCTCCCCGCGCCCAGCGCACCCCGCGCCGAGGCGCTCACGGCCGCGGCCTGCGCGGCGGCGATCGCGCTGCTCGCCGTCGGGGAGATGCCCGGCGCGCGCCTCGCCTACCTGCCCGACGCGGACGCGTTCATGCCGAGGTTCGCCGCGGCCCTCGTCGCGCGGCCCGAGCGCCGGATCGCCGTGGTCGCCCACTACGACGCGACCTTGCTCGCCTACTACCTCGCACGCGCCTCGGGCACCCCCGTGGGCTGGCCGCAGGTCGACACCTCGGGGGACTTTGCCATCGAAGGCAGCTCGTTTCGCATCCTGCCGCTCGCGCGCGCCCACCACCTCGACGCGAACGCGGGCGAGGCGGCGCTCCAGATCTTGCGCGACGCCATGCGCGAGGGGCCGATCGCGGTGATCGAGCGCGACGCGATGCTCCTGGCGCCCGTCCACGAGGAGCTGTCGCGCTGCGAGGGCGTGCTCGAGGCGCCCTCGGCCAGGCTCGTCGTCTGCGGCGGCGGAGGCCCGCGATGA
- a CDS encoding VWA domain-containing protein — protein sequence MSDDRSREAARRLRLLFGRFADASLGRPLDEDEALARIDEDLSFVYDDRAYRHHPGLRDERGAGLGPSVLRASAWLARLEEVFPEEAIAVLQRDAADRLGIAELLADPDKLSAVTPSPAMLALLLRYRSQIPEAALPAARRLVEAAVRDLEHALALDLRPALTGAIDPRGRSRLHIARNLDARRTIRDNLKNYDAERQILGIERLVFRKRLARHARWRVIVLVDQSGSMLESVVQAALVAAVFASVPAIDLRLLAFDTHVVDMTELARDPVEVLFSVQLGGGTLIERAVGYAATLVSEPRRTLIALISDFREGGPPGPLFTRVKDLVDAGVKMLGIASLGRGGAPDCDQRVAGALAALGMPIGAMTPRELAAWVGKHVRGGEP from the coding sequence ATGAGCGACGATCGATCGCGCGAGGCCGCGCGGCGGCTGCGGCTGCTCTTCGGCAGGTTCGCCGACGCCTCGCTCGGCCGCCCCCTCGACGAGGACGAGGCGCTCGCGCGCATCGACGAGGATCTGTCCTTCGTCTACGACGACCGCGCGTATCGCCACCATCCAGGCCTTCGCGACGAGCGCGGGGCGGGGCTCGGACCGAGCGTGCTGCGGGCCTCGGCCTGGCTCGCGCGGCTGGAGGAGGTGTTCCCCGAAGAGGCGATCGCCGTGCTCCAGCGCGACGCGGCCGACAGGCTCGGGATCGCCGAGCTGCTCGCCGACCCGGACAAGCTCTCCGCGGTCACGCCCTCCCCCGCGATGCTGGCGCTCCTGCTGCGCTACCGATCGCAGATCCCCGAGGCCGCGCTGCCTGCCGCCCGCCGGCTCGTCGAGGCGGCCGTTCGGGATCTCGAGCACGCGCTCGCGCTCGATCTGCGCCCGGCGCTCACGGGCGCGATCGATCCGCGCGGCCGCTCGCGCCTGCACATCGCCAGGAACCTCGACGCGCGCCGCACCATCCGCGACAACCTCAAGAACTACGACGCCGAGCGGCAGATCCTCGGCATCGAGCGGCTGGTCTTCCGCAAGCGGCTCGCCCGGCACGCGCGCTGGCGGGTCATCGTGCTCGTGGATCAATCGGGCTCGATGCTGGAGAGCGTCGTGCAAGCCGCGCTCGTGGCCGCGGTCTTCGCCTCCGTGCCGGCGATCGACCTGCGCCTCCTGGCCTTCGACACGCACGTGGTGGACATGACCGAGCTCGCGCGGGATCCGGTCGAGGTCCTGTTCTCGGTGCAGCTCGGCGGCGGGACCTTGATCGAGCGCGCGGTGGGGTACGCGGCGACGCTCGTGTCGGAGCCGCGGCGCACGCTGATCGCGCTCATCTCGGATTTCCGCGAGGGAGGGCCGCCGGGGCCGCTCTTCACGCGGGTGAAGGATCTGGTCGACGCGGGCGTGAAGATGCTCGGCATCGCGTCGCTCGGGCGCGGGGGGGCGCCGGACTGCGATCAGCGGGTGGCGGGCGCGCTCGCGGCGCTCGGGATGCCCATCGGGGCGATGACGCCGCGCGAGCTGGCCGCGTGGGTGGGCAAGCACGTGCGCGGAGGGGAGCCTTGA